One stretch of Nocardia mangyaensis DNA includes these proteins:
- a CDS encoding alkaline phosphatase D family protein, with protein sequence MTLSRRELLRYGVAGSVAAAVGVSAVSSARFAAPRRLGDPFSLGVASGEPTSDGVVLWTRLAPDPLAPDGYGGMAIDPVTVDYEVAEDERFARVVARGSAVATRALGHSVHPEVGGLAPDRWYYYRFRAGSAISPVGRTRTAPVPGAPTDRMRFAFASCQAWASGYYTAYDHLAAEDLDLVVHLGDYIYESSWTLGRRGATMPPHLTDEAVNLTGYRLRYAQAKAEAPLRAAHAAFPWLVTFDDHELDNNWAGTNPGLGIDVYLLPPLYRRRKAAAFQAMYENQPMRLAQLPVGPSVRMHRRYGFGDLAEFTMIDTRQYRTAQACGDGSAVVGCDDRFDPDRTILGAAQRDWLIDGFAASTARWQVLGNQVAMAQSDYDPGPDLLLGTDAWDGYIADRNTVLGAATDHDVANLVVITGDRHENYVADLRRDYRDPESPVVATEFTGTSITTGGDGTDMSDTGRVLLAANPDLKFYNRQRGYVRVDLDHQQWRNDFRVVPYVSREGAPITTRASFVVQDGIPGALEA encoded by the coding sequence ATGACGCTCTCGCGTCGCGAACTCCTGCGCTACGGCGTGGCTGGGTCGGTCGCGGCGGCAGTGGGGGTGTCGGCGGTGAGCAGCGCCCGGTTCGCCGCACCGCGACGGCTCGGCGATCCGTTCTCCCTCGGAGTCGCCTCCGGCGAACCGACCTCTGACGGCGTCGTGTTGTGGACGCGGCTCGCACCCGATCCGCTCGCACCGGATGGCTACGGCGGCATGGCGATCGACCCGGTGACCGTGGACTACGAGGTCGCCGAGGACGAACGCTTCGCGCGGGTGGTGGCACGCGGGTCGGCCGTGGCCACCCGCGCGCTCGGGCACAGCGTGCATCCGGAGGTCGGCGGGCTCGCGCCGGATCGGTGGTACTACTACCGATTCCGCGCGGGCTCGGCGATCTCCCCGGTCGGGCGCACTCGCACCGCGCCGGTACCGGGGGCGCCGACCGACCGGATGCGGTTCGCCTTCGCCTCGTGTCAGGCGTGGGCCTCGGGCTACTACACCGCCTACGACCACCTCGCCGCCGAGGATCTCGACCTGGTGGTGCACCTGGGCGACTACATCTACGAATCGTCCTGGACGCTGGGCCGCCGGGGCGCGACCATGCCGCCGCACCTCACCGACGAGGCGGTCAACCTGACCGGCTACCGGCTCCGCTACGCCCAGGCCAAGGCCGAAGCGCCGCTGCGGGCCGCGCACGCGGCGTTCCCCTGGCTGGTCACCTTCGACGACCACGAGCTCGACAACAACTGGGCGGGCACCAATCCCGGGCTCGGCATCGACGTGTATCTGCTGCCGCCGCTGTACCGGCGCCGCAAGGCCGCCGCCTTCCAGGCCATGTACGAGAACCAGCCGATGCGGTTGGCCCAGCTACCGGTGGGCCCCTCGGTGCGGATGCATCGCCGCTACGGCTTCGGCGATCTGGCCGAGTTCACCATGATCGACACCCGGCAGTACCGCACCGCGCAGGCCTGCGGCGACGGTTCCGCGGTGGTCGGCTGCGACGATCGTTTCGACCCAGATCGCACCATTCTCGGTGCGGCACAACGGGACTGGCTCATCGATGGCTTCGCAGCCTCGACCGCGCGCTGGCAGGTACTCGGCAACCAGGTCGCCATGGCCCAGTCCGACTACGACCCCGGCCCCGACCTGCTGCTGGGCACCGACGCCTGGGATGGCTACATCGCCGACCGCAACACAGTGCTGGGCGCGGCCACCGATCACGACGTCGCCAACCTGGTGGTGATCACCGGCGACCGGCACGAGAACTACGTCGCCGACCTGCGCCGCGACTACCGCGACCCCGAATCCCCCGTCGTCGCCACCGAATTCACCGGTACCTCGATCACCACCGGCGGCGACGGCACCGACATGTCCGACACCGGTCGCGTGCTGCTCGCCGCCAATCCGGATCTGAAGTTCTACAACCGCCAGCGTGGCTATGTCCGCGTCGACCTGGATCATCAGCAGTGGCGCAACGACTTCCGCGTCGTCCCCTATGTCAGCCGCGAGGGCGCCCCGATCACCACCCGCGCGAGTTTCGTCGTCCAGGACGGCATTCCGGGCGCGCTGGAAGCCTAG
- a CDS encoding PepSY-associated TM helix domain-containing protein, which translates to MSITDTRPAEDQPTSAPPVSGGRPRPGARRGLPLHPLALRLHFYAGFFVAPFILIAALTGALYAIAPTIEGFVSRDLLRVETTGPDQSLAAQVDAAVATRPDLALAAVAPAPADGDTTRVLFNDPTLGASERLSVFVDPHTAQPVGESVVYGSGGALPLRAWLSEFHRNLHLGEPGRLYSELAASWLWVIALFGLVLWVHRVRKRRARSAAPWLLAPDLSQPRRRKMNWHGAIGIWILPVVLLLSATGMTWSTYAGENVTMLRQELSWTTPAVSATLPGAAAPAQPAGGDHHAAGHSTPAPVDPAARIAQLDRVYAAARVQGVTHGAEIAIPATPEQAFVVKEIRLPGTYTIDAVAVDGETGAITDRLSYADWPLMAKLTNWGIAFHMGLLFGLPNQLLLLAIMVGLITVLVLGYLMWWQRRPTRKATRLALAAPPRRGVLRRTSPWLTVALVLAAIAVGWFIPLVGLSLLGFLIIDVALGLAARAQPSTR; encoded by the coding sequence ATGAGCATCACGGACACCCGCCCGGCCGAGGATCAGCCCACCTCGGCACCACCGGTCTCCGGTGGACGTCCCCGCCCCGGCGCGCGCCGGGGTCTGCCCCTCCATCCGCTCGCCCTGCGCCTGCACTTCTACGCGGGTTTCTTCGTTGCCCCGTTCATCCTGATCGCGGCGCTCACCGGCGCGCTCTACGCGATCGCGCCGACCATCGAGGGTTTCGTCTCCCGCGACCTGCTGCGCGTCGAGACCACCGGACCCGATCAGTCCCTGGCAGCCCAGGTCGACGCTGCCGTCGCGACGCGTCCCGACCTGGCGCTGGCCGCGGTCGCCCCCGCGCCCGCCGACGGCGACACCACCCGGGTGCTGTTCAACGACCCGACCCTCGGCGCATCCGAGCGCCTGTCGGTGTTCGTCGACCCGCACACGGCCCAGCCGGTGGGTGAGTCGGTGGTCTACGGCAGTGGCGGCGCCCTGCCGCTGCGGGCCTGGCTCAGCGAATTCCATCGCAACCTGCATCTGGGCGAGCCCGGCCGCCTCTACAGCGAGCTGGCCGCGTCGTGGCTGTGGGTGATCGCACTGTTCGGCCTGGTCCTGTGGGTGCACCGGGTACGCAAACGGCGCGCGCGTTCGGCCGCGCCGTGGTTGCTCGCACCCGATCTGTCCCAGCCGCGGCGTCGGAAGATGAACTGGCACGGCGCGATCGGGATCTGGATCCTGCCGGTGGTGCTTCTGCTCTCGGCGACGGGCATGACCTGGTCGACTTACGCGGGCGAGAACGTCACGATGCTGCGCCAGGAACTGAGCTGGACCACCCCCGCGGTGAGCGCCACCCTGCCCGGTGCGGCGGCACCCGCCCAGCCCGCGGGCGGTGACCACCACGCCGCCGGGCACAGCACGCCGGCCCCGGTCGATCCGGCGGCCCGGATCGCCCAGCTCGATCGCGTGTACGCGGCGGCCAGGGTCCAGGGTGTCACCCACGGTGCCGAGATCGCCATCCCGGCCACGCCGGAACAGGCGTTCGTGGTCAAGGAGATCCGGCTGCCCGGCACCTACACCATCGACGCCGTCGCGGTCGACGGTGAGACCGGCGCGATCACCGACCGGCTTTCCTACGCCGACTGGCCGCTGATGGCCAAACTCACCAACTGGGGCATCGCCTTCCACATGGGCCTGCTGTTCGGCCTGCCGAATCAGCTGCTGCTGCTGGCGATCATGGTCGGCCTGATCACCGTGCTGGTACTCGGCTACCTGATGTGGTGGCAGCGCCGCCCGACCCGCAAGGCCACCCGGCTCGCACTGGCCGCTCCACCACGGCGCGGAGTACTGCGGCGGACCTCGCCGTGGCTCACCGTCGCGCTGGTCCTCGCCGCGATCGCGGTGGGCTGGTTCATCCCGCTGGTCGGCCTGAGCCTGCTGGGATTCCTGATCATCGACGTGGCGCTCGGCCTGGCCGCGCGCGCCCAGCCCTCGACCCGTTGA